The Pseudomonas sp. G2-4 genome window below encodes:
- the alr gene encoding alanine racemase — MRPARALIDLQALRHNYQLARDVTGAKALAVVKADAYGHGAVRCAEALQDTADGFAVACIEEALELRAGGIRGPVLLLEGFFEADELRLIVEHDFWCVVHSLWQLEAIESASLSKPITVWLKLDSGMHRVGLHPTDYQAAYRRLLASGKVAKIVLMSHFARADELHDPCSTQQLAVFEAARQGLAAEISLRNSPAVLGWPQMPSDWVRPGIMLYGATPFDEPNAIASRLQPVMTLESKIICVRELPAGEPVGYGARFVTEQPSRVGVVAMGYADGYPRQAPNGTPVHVEGQRSQLVGRVSMDMLCVDLTHIPQAGLGSTVELWGKNILASDVAKAADTIPYQIFCNLRRVPRLYSGH; from the coding sequence ATGCGTCCTGCCCGTGCCCTGATCGACCTTCAAGCCCTGCGTCACAACTACCAATTGGCCCGTGATGTCACAGGGGCCAAGGCCCTTGCGGTGGTCAAGGCCGATGCCTATGGGCACGGCGCGGTGCGCTGCGCCGAGGCGTTACAGGACACGGCCGACGGGTTCGCCGTAGCGTGTATCGAAGAGGCCTTGGAGCTTCGGGCCGGCGGGATTCGTGGACCGGTCCTGTTGCTGGAAGGCTTCTTCGAGGCCGATGAGCTGCGGTTGATCGTCGAGCATGATTTCTGGTGCGTGGTGCATTCGTTATGGCAGCTTGAGGCGATTGAAAGCGCGAGCCTGAGCAAACCCATCACGGTCTGGCTCAAGCTCGATTCGGGCATGCACCGGGTCGGGTTGCATCCGACGGATTATCAGGCCGCTTATCGTCGACTGCTGGCCAGCGGCAAAGTGGCGAAGATTGTGCTGATGAGCCACTTCGCCCGCGCCGATGAACTGCACGACCCCTGCAGCACGCAACAACTGGCTGTTTTCGAGGCGGCTCGCCAGGGGCTGGCAGCGGAGATCAGCCTGCGCAATTCCCCGGCCGTGCTGGGTTGGCCGCAGATGCCGAGCGACTGGGTCCGACCAGGCATCATGCTCTACGGCGCGACACCCTTTGATGAACCCAATGCCATCGCCTCGCGCCTGCAACCGGTGATGACCCTGGAATCAAAGATCATCTGCGTGCGTGAATTGCCCGCCGGCGAGCCGGTGGGCTACGGAGCTCGCTTTGTGACCGAGCAACCGAGCCGGGTCGGGGTGGTCGCCATGGGGTATGCCGACGGCTATCCGCGCCAGGCGCCGAACGGCACGCCGGTACACGTGGAGGGGCAGCGCAGCCAGTTGGTCGGGCGGGTGTCGATGGACATGCTGTGCGTCGACCTGACCCATATCCCCCAGGCCGGGCTCGGTTCGACCGTGGAGTTGTGGGGCAAGAACATCCTCGCCAGCGACGTCGCGAAGGCTGCCGACACAATTCCTTATCAGATTTTCTGCAACCTGCGGCGGGTGCCACGGCTCTATTCCGGGCACTGA
- a CDS encoding YkgJ family cysteine cluster protein, which yields MSCNSQKIRTLRQQIPSFECVPGCHDCCGPVTTSPEEMARLPRKSRAEQDAAMEALDCVHLGPNGCTVYDERPLICRLFGTTATLPCPNERRPVELIHPRVEQQIHEYMAANRQVLV from the coding sequence ATGAGCTGCAACAGTCAAAAAATCCGCACGCTGCGCCAACAGATTCCCTCGTTCGAGTGTGTACCGGGTTGCCATGACTGCTGTGGTCCGGTGACCACCTCACCGGAAGAGATGGCCCGCTTGCCGCGTAAAAGTCGCGCTGAGCAGGATGCAGCCATGGAGGCACTTGATTGCGTGCACCTGGGGCCGAATGGTTGCACGGTCTATGACGAGCGGCCGCTGATCTGCCGGTTGTTCGGTACCACCGCGACGCTGCCGTGCCCCAACGAACGGCGGCCGGTGGAACTGATCCATCCGCGGGTCGAGCAGCAGATCCATGAGTACATGGCGGCTAATCGCCAAGTCCTGGTCTAG
- a CDS encoding acetyl-CoA hydrolase/transferase C-terminal domain-containing protein produces MVQLCSIEQAVDEVLERLPAHIHLGMPLGLGKPNLFANALYRRIAQLPERQLTIYTALSLGRPKLGDGLQKRFLEPFVERVFGDYPELDYLTDLHQDSLPANIRVEQFFMQPGSLLHSASAQQSYVSSNYSHAARDINAAGLNLVAQLVASDPEHPDRLSLSCNPDITLDLLPMIAKRRAAGETILMVGQVHSDLPYMPGDAEIGIDGFDLLIDEKDSHTLFSTPNMPVGFQDHLIGLHASTLVRDGGTLQIGIGAMGDALTAALLARQADNAGYQALLADLNLSQWAQLIEREGGVEPFAKGLYGCSEMFVNGLLVLADAGIIRRKVYPDVPTQEQANAGTLDEAAQPDGICVHGGFFLGPRSFYERLRELPQSRRLEFNMTRISYINELYGQEQLKRLQRLDARFINTVFIMTLMGAGVADQLEDGRVLSGVGGQYNFVAQGHALEGARSILLLRSWREAGGDISSNIVWQYGHCTIPRHLRDIVVTEYGIADLRGKTDAAVIEALLNISDSRFQPGLIEQAQKAGKLPKDFRLDPRFADNTSERLQAIQARHPNLFPEYPLGCDFDDVERDLLRALNWLKSKFKLTEILELGKAALDAPEPWEFAGHLERMQLTSPEGLKEELFQRLLLAGLKATAPQRTT; encoded by the coding sequence ATGGTGCAGTTGTGTTCAATCGAACAGGCGGTGGACGAGGTGCTCGAGCGCCTGCCTGCGCATATTCACCTCGGCATGCCCCTGGGGTTGGGCAAACCCAATTTGTTTGCCAACGCGCTGTACCGGCGCATCGCGCAATTGCCTGAACGCCAACTGACCATTTACACGGCGCTGAGCCTGGGCCGGCCGAAGCTGGGCGATGGTTTGCAGAAGCGCTTCCTCGAACCCTTTGTTGAACGGGTTTTCGGCGACTATCCCGAACTCGATTACCTTACCGACCTGCATCAGGACAGCCTGCCGGCCAACATACGGGTCGAGCAGTTCTTCATGCAGCCTGGCAGTCTGCTGCACAGTGCATCGGCCCAGCAGAGCTATGTCAGCAGCAACTACAGCCACGCCGCCCGGGACATCAACGCGGCCGGCTTGAACCTGGTGGCGCAATTGGTGGCGAGCGACCCCGAACACCCGGATCGCCTGAGCCTGAGCTGCAACCCGGACATCACCCTCGACCTGCTGCCGATGATCGCCAAGCGGCGTGCGGCCGGGGAGACCATCCTGATGGTGGGCCAGGTTCACAGTGATTTGCCCTACATGCCGGGGGACGCGGAGATTGGCATCGACGGTTTTGACTTGTTGATCGACGAGAAGGACAGCCACACACTGTTTTCCACGCCGAACATGCCGGTGGGGTTCCAGGATCATCTGATCGGCCTGCACGCCAGTACCCTGGTGCGTGATGGCGGGACGCTGCAGATCGGTATCGGTGCCATGGGCGACGCGTTGACGGCGGCGCTGCTCGCGCGCCAGGCGGATAACGCCGGCTACCAGGCCTTGTTGGCGGACCTGAACCTCAGCCAGTGGGCGCAATTGATCGAGCGCGAGGGTGGCGTCGAGCCGTTTGCCAAAGGGCTGTACGGTTGCAGTGAGATGTTCGTCAACGGCCTGCTGGTGCTGGCGGATGCCGGGATCATCCGGCGCAAGGTCTACCCCGATGTTCCGACCCAGGAGCAGGCCAACGCTGGAACCCTCGACGAGGCGGCGCAACCCGACGGCATCTGCGTACATGGTGGTTTTTTCCTCGGCCCACGCAGTTTTTACGAGCGCCTGCGCGAGCTGCCGCAGAGCCGACGCCTCGAATTCAACATGACCCGCATCAGTTACATCAACGAGCTGTACGGCCAGGAACAACTCAAGCGGTTGCAGCGACTCGATGCCCGTTTTATCAATACGGTCTTCATCATGACCCTGATGGGGGCTGGCGTGGCTGACCAGTTGGAAGATGGACGGGTACTCAGTGGCGTGGGCGGGCAGTACAACTTCGTTGCCCAGGGCCATGCGCTGGAGGGCGCGCGCTCGATCTTGCTGTTGCGCAGTTGGCGCGAGGCAGGCGGCGATATCAGTTCGAATATCGTCTGGCAGTACGGCCATTGCACGATTCCCCGGCACCTGCGGGACATCGTGGTGACCGAGTACGGCATCGCCGACCTGCGGGGCAAGACCGATGCCGCGGTGATCGAGGCGCTGCTGAACATCAGCGATTCACGCTTCCAGCCGGGGCTGATCGAGCAGGCGCAAAAAGCCGGTAAGTTGCCGAAGGATTTTCGTCTTGATCCGCGATTCGCCGACAACACCTCGGAGCGTTTGCAGGCGATCCAGGCGCGGCATCCGAACCTGTTTCCGGAGTACCCGCTGGGCTGCGATTTTGACGACGTGGAGCGAGACCTGCTGCGCGCGCTGAACTGGCTCAAGAGCAAGTTCAAGCTCACCGAGATTCTGGAACTGGGCAAAGCTGCTCTTGACGCCCCGGAGCCATGGGAGTTTGCCGGGCATCTAGAGCGGATGCAGCTGACCAGCCCTGAAGGGCTGAAGGAGGAGTTGTTCCAGCGGCTGTTGCTGGCCGGCCTCAAGGCCACGGCGCCACAGCGAACAACCTGA
- a CDS encoding cupin domain-containing protein has translation MDVGERLQSIRKLKGLSQRELAKRAGVTNSTISMIEKNSVSPSISSLRKVLGGIPMSMVEFFSEEILQEKPTQIVYKANELIDISDGAVTMKLVGRAHPSRAIAFLNEIYPPGADTGEEMLTHEGEETGILVEGRLELVVGVETFVLEAGDSYYFESTKPHRFRNPFDVPARLISAATPANF, from the coding sequence TTGGACGTCGGTGAACGACTGCAATCCATTCGTAAACTCAAAGGCCTTTCCCAGCGCGAACTCGCCAAGCGCGCGGGCGTCACCAACAGCACTATTTCGATGATCGAGAAAAACAGCGTCAGCCCCTCGATCAGCTCGCTGCGTAAGGTCCTTGGCGGGATTCCCATGTCCATGGTCGAGTTTTTCTCCGAAGAAATCCTCCAGGAGAAACCGACTCAGATCGTCTACAAAGCCAACGAACTGATCGACATCTCCGACGGCGCCGTGACCATGAAGTTGGTGGGCAGGGCACACCCAAGCCGGGCGATCGCCTTCCTGAACGAAATCTATCCGCCTGGCGCCGACACCGGTGAAGAGATGCTCACCCATGAAGGCGAGGAAACCGGGATTTTGGTGGAAGGGCGGCTGGAGCTGGTGGTCGGCGTCGAAACTTTCGTGCTCGAAGCGGGTGACAGCTACTATTTCGAGAGCACCAAGCCACACCGTTTCCGTAATCCGTTCGATGTGCCGGCGCGACTGATCAGCGCAGCTACACCGGCCAATTTCTAG
- a CDS encoding Lrp/AsnC ligand binding domain-containing protein, producing the protein MRTNTQTKRELDKIDRNILRILQADGRISFTELGEKVGLSTTPCTERVRRLEREGIIMGYNARLNPQHLKGSLLVFVEISLDYKSGDTFEEFRRAVLKLPHVLECHLVSGDFDYLVKARISEMASYRKLLGDILLKLPHVRESKSYIVMEEVKESLNLPIPD; encoded by the coding sequence GTGCGTACCAATACCCAGACCAAACGCGAGCTGGATAAGATCGACCGCAACATCCTGCGCATTCTCCAGGCGGACGGGCGGATTTCCTTTACCGAGTTGGGGGAGAAGGTCGGTCTTTCCACAACGCCCTGCACCGAGCGGGTACGGCGCCTAGAGCGCGAAGGGATCATCATGGGCTACAACGCCCGGCTCAACCCGCAGCACTTGAAGGGCAGCCTGCTGGTGTTCGTCGAAATCAGCCTCGACTACAAGTCCGGCGATACTTTCGAAGAGTTCCGACGCGCCGTGCTGAAATTGCCCCACGTCTTGGAATGCCACTTGGTGTCAGGGGATTTTGACTACCTGGTAAAGGCGCGGATTTCCGAGATGGCTTCGTACCGCAAGCTACTGGGCGACATCCTGCTCAAACTGCCCCATGTGCGCGAATCCAAGAGCTACATCGTGATGGAAGAGGTGAAGGAGAGCCTGAACCTGCCGATTCCCGATTGA
- the dadA gene encoding D-amino acid dehydrogenase — protein MRVLVLGSGVIGTVSAYYLARAGFEVVVVDRQPAPAMETSFANAGQVSPGYASPWAAPGVPLKAIKWLLQRHAPLAIKATADIDQYLWMAQMLRNCTASRYAINKERMVRLSEYSRDCLDELRAETGIAYEGRSLGTTQLFRTQAQLDGAAKDISVLKESGVPFEVLDRAGIARVEPALANVTDILAGALRLPNDQTGDCQMFTTRLAEMAVKLGVQFRFGQDIQRLDYAGDRINGVWIDGKLETADRYVLALGSYSPQLLKPLGIRAPVYPLKGYSLTVPITNPAMAPTSTILDETYKVAITRFDNRIRVGGMAEIAGFDLSLNPRRRETLEMIVNDLYPQGGNLAEASFWTGLRPTTPDGTPIVGATPFKNLFLNTGHGTLGWTMACGSGRLLADLMAKKTPQISAEGLDISRYGSKHQESAEHVNPAPAHQ, from the coding sequence ATGCGCGTTCTGGTCTTGGGTAGCGGCGTCATCGGTACGGTCAGTGCTTACTATCTGGCCCGAGCCGGGTTTGAAGTCGTTGTGGTCGACCGCCAACCGGCGCCGGCCATGGAAACCAGCTTCGCCAACGCCGGCCAGGTGTCGCCGGGCTACGCGTCGCCGTGGGCCGCGCCGGGTGTGCCGCTCAAAGCGATCAAGTGGCTGTTGCAACGTCACGCGCCGCTGGCAATCAAGGCCACCGCCGACATCGACCAGTACCTGTGGATGGCGCAAATGCTGCGCAACTGCACCGCCAGCCGCTATGCCATCAACAAGGAGCGCATGGTCCGCCTGTCTGAATACAGCCGCGATTGCCTCGACGAGCTGCGCGCTGAAACCGGCATCGCCTACGAAGGCCGCAGTCTGGGGACTACCCAACTGTTCCGCACCCAGGCACAGCTTGATGGCGCGGCAAAGGATATCTCGGTGTTGAAAGAGTCCGGTGTGCCGTTCGAAGTGCTCGACCGCGCAGGCATTGCCCGGGTCGAACCGGCCCTTGCCAATGTCACCGACATTCTGGCCGGTGCTCTGCGCCTGCCCAACGACCAGACCGGTGATTGTCAGATGTTTACCACGCGTCTGGCGGAAATGGCCGTGAAGCTCGGGGTGCAGTTCCGCTTCGGCCAGGATATCCAGCGCCTGGACTACGCAGGCGACCGTATCAATGGCGTCTGGATCGACGGCAAGCTGGAAACCGCCGACCGCTACGTCCTGGCCTTGGGCAGTTATTCACCGCAGTTGCTCAAGCCCCTTGGGATCCGCGCCCCGGTTTATCCACTCAAGGGCTATTCCCTGACCGTGCCGATTACCAACCCGGCGATGGCGCCGACCTCGACCATTCTCGACGAAACCTACAAGGTTGCGATCACTCGGTTCGACAACCGCATTCGCGTGGGCGGGATGGCGGAAATTGCTGGTTTTGACCTGTCTCTCAATCCACGTCGGCGCGAAACCCTGGAGATGATCGTCAACGACCTTTATCCTCAGGGGGGCAATCTGGCCGAAGCCAGTTTCTGGACCGGCTTGCGCCCGACCACCCCGGACGGCACGCCGATCGTAGGGGCTACACCTTTCAAGAATCTATTCCTGAACACCGGCCACGGCACCCTCGGATGGACCATGGCCTGTGGTTCCGGTCGCTTGCTGGCGGACCTGATGGCGAAGAAAACGCCGCAGATCAGCGCCGAAGGCCTCGATATTTCCCGTTATGGCAGTAAACACCAGGAGTCTGCAGAACATGTCAATCCAGCGCCAGCTCACCAATGA
- a CDS encoding FAD-binding oxidoreductase, whose translation MNARVQQPVPNHAHAASYYAASSLPQPDHPVLQGELVADVCVVGGGFSGLNTAIELAERGMSVVLLEAHKIGWGASGRNGGQLIRGVGHGLDQFTPVIGADGVRQMKLMGLEAVEIVRQRVERFQIPCDLTWGYCDLANKSGDLEGFAQEAEELRSLGYRHQTRLLQAHEMHSVVGSDRYVGGLIDMGSGHLHPLNLALGEAAAAQQLGVRLFEQSAVTRIDYGHEVQVHTQQGSVRAKTLVLGCNAYLSGLNPQLSGKVLPAGSYIIATEPLSQTQAQALLPQNMAVCDQRVALDYYRLSADRRLLFGGACHYSGRDPQDIGAYMRPKMLKVFPQLADVKIDYQWGGMIGIGANRLPQIGRLKDQPNVYYAQAYSGHGVNATHLAGKLLAEAISGQQSGGFDLFDRVPHMTFPGGKHLRSPLLALGMLWHRFKELV comes from the coding sequence ATGAACGCCCGTGTTCAGCAACCTGTTCCGAACCACGCGCACGCCGCCTCTTACTACGCCGCCAGCAGTCTGCCGCAACCAGACCATCCAGTGCTGCAAGGCGAGTTGGTGGCGGATGTCTGCGTGGTCGGCGGCGGGTTTTCCGGGCTGAATACGGCGATTGAACTGGCCGAGCGCGGCATGAGCGTGGTGCTGCTCGAAGCGCACAAGATCGGCTGGGGCGCCAGCGGCCGTAACGGTGGCCAGTTGATTCGTGGCGTCGGCCATGGCCTCGATCAGTTCACCCCGGTCATCGGTGCCGACGGCGTACGTCAGATGAAACTCATGGGGCTGGAAGCCGTGGAAATCGTCCGACAACGCGTCGAGCGTTTTCAGATCCCCTGCGACCTCACCTGGGGTTACTGCGACCTCGCCAACAAATCCGGCGACCTGGAAGGCTTCGCGCAAGAAGCCGAAGAACTGCGCAGCCTGGGTTATCGCCATCAGACTCGGCTGCTGCAAGCCCATGAAATGCACAGCGTCGTGGGTTCGGATCGCTACGTTGGCGGCCTGATCGACATGGGTTCGGGCCATCTGCATCCGCTGAACCTGGCCTTGGGGGAAGCCGCCGCTGCGCAGCAACTGGGCGTCAGGCTGTTCGAGCAATCGGCAGTCACGCGCATCGATTATGGCCACGAAGTGCAGGTGCATACCCAACAGGGTTCTGTCCGTGCCAAGACCTTGGTGCTGGGTTGCAACGCCTACCTCAGTGGGCTCAATCCACAGCTCAGCGGCAAAGTGCTGCCCGCCGGCAGCTACATCATCGCCACCGAACCCTTGAGCCAGACCCAGGCTCAGGCCTTACTGCCGCAGAACATGGCGGTCTGCGATCAACGGGTGGCGCTGGATTACTACCGGCTCTCGGCGGATCGACGCTTGCTGTTTGGCGGGGCCTGTCATTATTCGGGCCGCGACCCGCAAGACATCGGCGCCTACATGCGTCCGAAGATGCTCAAGGTTTTCCCGCAACTGGCGGATGTGAAGATCGATTATCAATGGGGCGGGATGATCGGCATCGGTGCCAACCGTTTGCCGCAGATCGGCCGGCTCAAGGACCAGCCCAATGTGTATTACGCCCAGGCCTACTCCGGTCATGGGGTGAATGCCACACACCTGGCCGGCAAGCTATTGGCCGAGGCCATCAGCGGGCAACAAAGCGGTGGGTTCGATCTGTTCGACCGGGTGCCGCACATGACCTTCCCCGGCGGCAAGCATTTGCGTTCGCCGCTGTTGGCGCTGGGGATGTTGTGGCATAGGTTCAAAGAGTTGGTTTAA
- a CDS encoding DUF1127 domain-containing protein, with protein sequence MNGLSDVRLTLHSQELAAGRDKELRDAMLRNAPSCLGRWGLYWHRLHTRKVLLELTPEQLRDIGLSPELAREEGLKPFWRL encoded by the coding sequence ATGAACGGCTTGAGCGATGTGCGGCTGACTTTACACAGTCAGGAACTGGCGGCAGGGCGGGATAAGGAGCTGCGCGATGCGATGTTGCGCAATGCGCCGTCCTGCCTGGGTCGCTGGGGGCTGTACTGGCATCGCCTGCATACACGCAAAGTCTTGCTGGAGCTGACACCCGAACAGTTGCGTGATATCGGACTGAGCCCGGAGCTGGCGCGGGAAGAGGGGCTCAAGCCGTTCTGGCGGCTTTGA
- a CDS encoding PLP-dependent aminotransferase family protein: MTLYVNLAELLGTRIEQGFYRPGDRLPSVRALSTEHGVSLSTVQQAYRVLEDSGLAMPKPKSGYFVPASRELPDLPAVGRPAQRPVDISQWDQVLELIRAVPRADVVQLGRGMPDIHSPTMKPLLRSLAQISRRQDMPGLYYDNIYGNLALREQIARLSLDSGCHLDPGDLIVTTGCHEALSVSIRATCEQGDIVAVDSPSFHGAMQTLKGLGMKALEIPTDPLTGISLDALELALEQWPIKAIQLTPSCNNPLGYIMPEANKRALLTLAQRFDVAIIEDDVYGELAYTYPRPRTIKSFDEDGRVLLCSSFSKTLAPGLRVGWVAPGRYLERVLHMKYISTGSTAPQPQIAIAEFLKGGHFEPHLRRMRTQYQRNRDVMIDWVSRYFPSGTRASRPRGSFMLWVELPDGFDTLKLNRVLLDQGVQVAVGSIFSASGKYRNCLRMNYAAKPTAQIEEAVRKVGTAAIALLNETRRDTV, encoded by the coding sequence ATGACCCTGTACGTGAACCTCGCCGAGCTGCTCGGTACCCGCATCGAACAGGGCTTCTACCGCCCCGGCGACCGGCTGCCGTCGGTACGAGCCTTGAGTACGGAACACGGGGTCAGCCTCAGTACGGTGCAGCAGGCCTATCGCGTGCTGGAGGACAGCGGGCTGGCGATGCCCAAACCCAAATCCGGCTATTTCGTACCGGCCAGCCGCGAACTGCCAGACCTGCCAGCAGTAGGCCGTCCAGCCCAGCGACCGGTGGATATTTCCCAATGGGACCAAGTGCTGGAGTTGATTCGCGCCGTGCCGCGGGCGGACGTGGTGCAACTGGGGCGCGGCATGCCGGACATTCATTCGCCGACCATGAAACCGCTGCTGCGCAGCCTGGCGCAGATCAGCCGCCGGCAAGACATGCCCGGCCTGTATTACGACAACATCTACGGCAACCTCGCGCTGCGAGAACAGATTGCCCGCCTGTCACTGGACTCCGGCTGCCATCTGGACCCGGGCGACCTGATTGTCACCACAGGCTGTCACGAGGCGCTGTCCGTCAGCATCCGCGCCACCTGCGAACAAGGCGACATCGTCGCGGTGGACTCGCCCAGCTTTCACGGGGCCATGCAAACCCTCAAGGGCCTGGGCATGAAGGCCCTGGAAATCCCTACCGACCCGCTGACCGGCATCAGCCTGGACGCACTGGAACTGGCGTTGGAGCAATGGCCAATCAAGGCCATACAGTTAACCCCCAGTTGCAATAATCCGCTGGGCTACATCATGCCCGAGGCCAACAAGCGTGCCCTGCTGACCCTGGCGCAGCGCTTCGACGTGGCAATTATCGAAGACGATGTGTATGGGGAATTGGCCTACACCTACCCACGACCACGCACTATCAAGTCCTTCGATGAAGACGGCCGCGTCCTGCTCTGCAGTTCTTTTTCCAAGACCCTGGCACCGGGCCTGCGAGTTGGCTGGGTCGCACCGGGCCGATACCTGGAGCGGGTGCTGCACATGAAATACATCAGCACGGGCTCCACCGCGCCACAACCGCAGATCGCCATTGCCGAATTCCTGAAAGGCGGGCATTTCGAACCTCATTTGCGCCGGATGCGCACGCAATACCAGCGCAATCGCGACGTAATGATCGACTGGGTCAGCCGCTACTTTCCGTCGGGCACCCGTGCCAGCCGCCCGCGAGGCAGCTTCATGCTGTGGGTCGAATTGCCGGACGGCTTCGACACGCTGAAGCTCAATCGAGTCCTCCTCGACCAAGGCGTGCAGGTGGCCGTCGGCAGCATTTTTTCGGCCTCAGGCAAGTACCGCAATTGCCTGCGCATGAACTACGCTGCCAAGCCAACGGCACAGATCGAAGAAGCTGTGCGCAAAGTCGGCACCGCTGCCATCGCGCTGTTGAACGAAACCCGCCGCGACACCGTCTGA
- a CDS encoding RidA family protein, giving the protein MSIQRQLTNDRMSQVVVHNGTVYLAGQVGDDMSAGIEQQTRETLASIERLLDLAGTDKNRLLSVTIYLKDIEAHFEGMNSVWDQWLPKGVAPARATVQAKLCEPEILVELSVVAALP; this is encoded by the coding sequence ATGTCAATCCAGCGCCAGCTCACCAATGACCGCATGAGCCAGGTTGTCGTGCACAACGGCACCGTTTACCTGGCGGGGCAGGTCGGCGACGACATGAGCGCCGGTATCGAGCAGCAGACCCGTGAAACCCTGGCCAGTATCGAGCGTTTGCTGGACCTGGCCGGGACCGACAAGAACCGTCTGCTGTCGGTGACAATTTACCTGAAAGACATTGAGGCCCATTTCGAGGGCATGAATTCGGTCTGGGACCAGTGGCTGCCCAAAGGCGTCGCCCCGGCCCGTGCCACGGTGCAAGCCAAGTTATGCGAACCGGAGATTCTGGTGGAGCTGTCCGTTGTGGCCGCGCTGCCTTAA
- a CDS encoding c-type cytochrome, translated as MKMLAAPATVLALWAASAQAAPNDEIAKRLEPVGQVCVQGKECKGMEVVASAGGGAAKTPKDVIAKHCNACHGTGLLGAPKIGDKAAWKERADHQGGLDGILAKAITGVNAMPPKGTCADCSDDDLKAAIKEMSGL; from the coding sequence ATGAAAATGCTGGCTGCACCAGCAACCGTATTGGCCCTATGGGCTGCGAGCGCCCAAGCAGCGCCCAACGACGAAATCGCCAAGCGCCTAGAACCCGTCGGCCAGGTCTGCGTTCAGGGGAAGGAATGCAAAGGCATGGAAGTCGTGGCCTCGGCTGGCGGCGGTGCGGCCAAGACGCCGAAAGATGTCATTGCCAAACATTGCAATGCTTGCCACGGCACCGGCCTGCTGGGCGCGCCGAAAATCGGTGACAAGGCTGCCTGGAAAGAACGCGCCGATCACCAGGGCGGCCTCGACGGTATCCTGGCCAAGGCCATTACCGGCGTCAACGCCATGCCACCTAAAGGCACCTGCGCCGATTGCTCGGATGACGACCTCAAGGCCGCCATCAAAGAGATGTCCGGTCTGTAA